GCCGTGACCCGGCAAGCCGCCACCGAGCGCCCTTTCAGCGGCCGCTACGAAGCGCACTGGGCCCAAGGCCGCTACCACTGCATCTGCTGCGGCCAGCCTTTGTTTGACAGCGGCACCAAATTTGACGCCGGTTGCGGCTGGCCCAGCTTCAGCCACGCCCTAGCGGGTGCGGTGAGCGCGCGCCGCGACCACAGCCACGGCATGGTGCGCACCGAAACCCTGTGCAGCCAATGCGGCGCCCACCTCGGCCATGTGTTCGACGATGGCCCGGCCCCCACGGGCCTGCGCTACTGCATGAACTCGGCTGCGCTCGAGTGGCAAGCGCCCGACGGCCAGCGTAGCGATAATGGCACCCTGTGATACCCACCCCACCCCCCCCACCCCCTAGCGCCGAAGCGCTGCGCGCCACCTTACAGCAGAGCCTGGCGCCGCACCTGCTGGAAGTGATCGACGAAAGCGCTGCCCACGCTGGCCATGCTGGGGCCAACGCACACGGCTATGGCAGCCACTTTCGGGTGCGCATCGCGGCGGCGCGTTTTGACGGCTTGAGCCGTGTGGCGGCGCACCGGCTTGTGTATGATGCGCTTCGTCCCTTTATAGACGCAGGCTTGCACGCGCTGGCAATCGAGATTCGACGCTAGTTTGCACGCCACCCTAACGCCTTACTTCTTCGATCCTTCCCCTCAGCCCATGAAACTCCTGCTCACCGCCGTGGCCTTGGCCGCCACCCTCGCCCTGCCCGCTTATGCGCAAAACTTGGCCATCGTCAACGGCCAACCCGTGCCCACGGCGCGCCTCAATGCGCTGGTGCAACAAGCCGAACGCGGCGGCCGCACCGTGGACGACGCCATGCGCGCCCAGTTGCGCGAAGAGGCCATCATGCGCGAAATTTTTGCCCAAGAAGCCGAGCGCCGCGGTCTGCGTGCCAGCCCCGAGTTCCGCACCCAGGTGCAACTGGCCACGCAAACCTTGCTCATCCGCGAACTGTTCGCCGACTTCCAGCGCAAAAACCCGGTCACCGACGCCCAGGTGCAGGCCGAATACGCCAAATTCGCCGCCGCCAACCAGGGCCAAGAGTTCCGCGTGCGCCACATTTTGGTCGAGACCGAGGCCGAGGCCCGCGCCATTCTGGGCGAAATCCGCGCTGGCGCCAACTTCGAAGAACTGGCACGCACACGCTCGCGCGACCCCGGCTCCGCCCCGCGCGGCGGCGACCTCGACTGGGCCGGCGCCGACGTGTTCGTGCCCGAGTTCTCGCAAGCCATGATCAAGCTCGGCAAAGGCCAGCTGAGCGCCGAACCGGTGCGCACCCAGTTTGGCTGGCACCTGATCCGCGTCGACGACGTGCGCGCTGCGCAACTGCCGCCGCTGGAGGCACTCAGGCCGCAGATCGAGCAAAACCTGATGGAACAGCGCCTGATGGCATTTCAGGAAGATCTGCGCGGCCGGGCGCGGATTCGCTAAAGATCTGCGTTGGGGCGCCGATTGACGCCCTGAATCAACTCCACGGCTTCAGCCGGACTTCAAGCCGCTGGGTGCTTGACCGGAGTCAGCAGTTGGCCCCGCTGGTGGTAGGCGATCAAATTGTCTGCCGCCAGCAGCGCCATACCCAAACGGGTGCCCCGGGTGGAACTGGCGATGTGGGGCGTGAGCACCACGTTGGGCAGCTCCAGCAGCTCGGGCCGCACCTGCGGCTCGCCCTCGAACACGTCGAGCCCGGCGGCGGCAAGCTGGCCGCTGCGCAGCGCGTGCGCCAGCGCCCGCTCATCGACGATGCCACCGCGCGCCAAGTTGACCAAGGTGGCGCTGGGCTTCATCTGCGCCAGTTCGGCCGCGGCGATGGTGTGGTGGTTGGCGCTCGTGTAGGGCAGCACCAGCAGCAGGTGGTCGGCTTGGCGCAGCAACTCGGCTTTGCTCACGTAGCGGGCGGCGCAAGCACGTTCGGTGGCGGCATCGAGCGGATTGCGGTTGTGGTACAGCACCTGCATGGCAAAGCCGTGCGCGGCGCGGCGCGCGATCGCCTGCCCAATGCGCCCCATGCCCAGAATGCCCAGCGTGCTGTGGTGCACCTCGGCGCCCAGCAGCAAGTCGGCCGACCACTTGTGCCAGCGTCCGGCGCGCAGGTAGTGCTCGCCCTCGCTGATGCGCCGCGCCGTAGCCAGCAGCAGCGCCATGCCGAAGTCGGCCGTGCTTTCGGTGAGCACGTCGGGGGTGTTGCTGGCCTGCACGCCGTGGCGCGCTAGGGCCTCGAGGTCGAGGTTGTTGAAACCCACCGCCATGTTGGCAACCACGCGCAGCTGCGGGCAGGCGGCCAGCACGGTGGCGTCGATGCGCTCACCTTGGGTGGCCAACACCCCCCACTGCCCTTGCAAGCGCTCAATCAGCTCGGCCGGGGTCCAGACCGCGTCGTCGGGGTTGTCGCGCACCTCGAAGTGCGCGCTCAGGCGCTGCAGCACCTCGGGGAACAGACGGCGCGTGAGCAGCACGCCGGGCCGCTGCTGCTTCATTCGAGCCAGGTGGTGAAGGCAGCCACGGGCAGACGCGGGGTGCGAAAGGTGTTGATGGGGTCGCTGGGGTCGGCGTAGCCGAGCGCAAGCCCGCACACCAGCATCTCGTTGTCGCCCGCCC
This sequence is a window from Serpentinimonas maccroryi. Protein-coding genes within it:
- the msrB gene encoding peptide-methionine (R)-S-oxide reductase MsrB, whose product is MEFAIHKSPEQWRELLAAKAAEPLAYAVTRQAATERPFSGRYEAHWAQGRYHCICCGQPLFDSGTKFDAGCGWPSFSHALAGAVSARRDHSHGMVRTETLCSQCGAHLGHVFDDGPAPTGLRYCMNSAALEWQAPDGQRSDNGTL
- a CDS encoding BolA family protein translates to MIPTPPPPPPSAEALRATLQQSLAPHLLEVIDESAAHAGHAGANAHGYGSHFRVRIAAARFDGLSRVAAHRLVYDALRPFIDAGLHALAIEIRR
- a CDS encoding peptidylprolyl isomerase, whose translation is MKLLLTAVALAATLALPAYAQNLAIVNGQPVPTARLNALVQQAERGGRTVDDAMRAQLREEAIMREIFAQEAERRGLRASPEFRTQVQLATQTLLIRELFADFQRKNPVTDAQVQAEYAKFAAANQGQEFRVRHILVETEAEARAILGEIRAGANFEELARTRSRDPGSAPRGGDLDWAGADVFVPEFSQAMIKLGKGQLSAEPVRTQFGWHLIRVDDVRAAQLPPLEALRPQIEQNLMEQRLMAFQEDLRGRARIR
- a CDS encoding 2-hydroxyacid dehydrogenase, with product MKQQRPGVLLTRRLFPEVLQRLSAHFEVRDNPDDAVWTPAELIERLQGQWGVLATQGERIDATVLAACPQLRVVANMAVGFNNLDLEALARHGVQASNTPDVLTESTADFGMALLLATARRISEGEHYLRAGRWHKWSADLLLGAEVHHSTLGILGMGRIGQAIARRAAHGFAMQVLYHNRNPLDAATERACAARYVSKAELLRQADHLLLVLPYTSANHHTIAAAELAQMKPSATLVNLARGGIVDERALAHALRSGQLAAAGLDVFEGEPQVRPELLELPNVVLTPHIASSTRGTRLGMALLAADNLIAYHQRGQLLTPVKHPAA